Proteins co-encoded in one Brassica oleracea var. oleracea cultivar TO1000 chromosome C4, BOL, whole genome shotgun sequence genomic window:
- the LOC106336831 gene encoding serine/threonine-protein kinase tricorner-like: MEGGADGTVRVGGLNAKPGRGFELESDSAVSSPVTRQKAAAAKQFIENHYKNYLQGLHERMERRREFQRKVQEAQLPVEEQDEMMRSLARRETEYMRLQRRKIGIDDFELLTVIGKGAFGEVRLCRLRSTGEVYAMKKLKKTDMLSRGQVEHVRSERNLLAEVDSRCIVKLFYSFQDSECLYLIMEYLPGGDIMTLLMREDILAEDVARFYIAESILAIHSIHQHNYVHRDIKPDNLILDKSGHLKLSDFGLCKPLDDKYSSLLLEDEEMLSQEAESQSGKADSDKAPWQMPKEQLLQWKRNRRALAYSTVGTLDYMAPEVLLKKGYGMECDWWSLGAILYEMLVGYPPFCSDDPRITCRKIINWRVCLKFPEEPKISDEARDLICRLLCDVESRLGTRGAEEIKTHPWFNGTQWDKLYEMEAAYRPTVDGELDTQNFEKFPEVEGSASETPQVGPWRKMLTSKDDNFIGFTFKKSDITRSMENTGTDMKPNGSGDAPSLISLLGRINMEEAEGGELNQKTETNTKNKY, from the exons ATGGAAGGAGGTGCCGATGGAACCGTCCGCGTCGGCGGTCTAAACGCCAAGCCTGGCCGCGGATTCGAATTGGAGTCCGATTCCGCGGTGTCGTCTCCGGTGACGCGTCAGAAAGCAGCTGCCGCGAAGCAGTTCATCGAGAATCATTACAAGAATTACTTGCAAGGCTTGCACGAACGTATGGAGAG ACGCAGAGAGTTTCAGAGGAAAGTGCAAGAAGCCCAGCTACCTGTTGAGGAACAGGACGAGATGATGAGGAGTCTTGCTCGTCGAGAGACTGAGTACATGAGGCTTCAGAGACGTAAAATTGGGATTGATGACTTTGAGCTATTGACTGTTATTGGCAAAGGTGCCTTTGGTGAG GTTAGATTATGTCGATTGAGATCTACTGGTGAGGTTTACGCCATGAAGAAATTGAAAAAAACTGACATGCTTAGCCGTGGACAG GTTGAACATGTAAGGTCTGAGAGGAACTTACTTGCAGAGGTTGACAGCCGTTGCATTGTAAAGCTATTCTACTCTTTTCAAGATTCTGAATGTTTGTATCTTATCATGGAGTACTTGCCTGGAGGTGACATCATGACTTTACTCATGAGAGAAGACATTCTCGCGGAAGATGTTGCCCGCTTTTATATTGCTGAGAGCATTCTTGCTATTCATTCAATTCATCAACACAACTATGTTCACAG GGACATTAAACCTGATAATTTGATATTAGACAAAAGCGGGCATTTGAAGCTTTCAGATTTTGGCTTGTGTAAGCCACTAGATGATAAGTATTCTTCACTGCTATTAGAAGATGAAGAAATGCTTTCTCAGGAAGCCGAGAGCCAGTCAGGAAAAGCAGACTCTGACAAAGCCCCCTGGCAAATGCCTAAAGAGCAGTTGCTGCAGTGGAAGCGCAATCGCCGCGCATTG GCTTATTCAACCGTCGGAACTCTTGATTACATGGCTCCAGAAGTACTACTAAAGAAAGGATATGGAATGGAATGTGACTGGTGGTCTCTCGGAGCAATTCTCTATGAAATGTTAGTTGGGTATCCCCCATTCTGTTCTGATGACCCCCGTATAACATGCCGCAAG ATAATTAATTGGAGGGTTTGCTTGAAATTCCCTGAGGAACCGAAAATATCAGATGAAGCGAGGGACTTGATTTGTCGCTTGCTATGTGATGTTGAGTCAAGGTTGGGAACCAGAGGTGCTGAGGAGATAAAG ACTCATCCGTGGTTCAATGGCACCCAATGGGACAAACTGTATGAAATGGAGGCAGCTTACAGACCAACTGTTGATGGAGAACTAGACACACAAAATTTTGAGAAGTTCCCTGAA GTTGAAGGATCGGCATCTGAAACACCACAAGTTGGTCCTTGGAGAAAG ATGTTGACGTCCAAGGACGATAACTTCATTGGATTTACATTTAAGAAGTCGGACATCACAAGATCAATGGAAAATACAG GTACGGACATGAAACCAAATGGATCAGGAGATGCCCCATCGTTGATATCATTGTTAG GTCGGATCAATATGGAAGAAGCTGAAGGTGGTGAGTTAAACCAAAAGACAGAGACAAATACAAAAAATAAATACTGA